CCGGACGTGGGTCCGTTCGAACACCGTCAGGTTCGCGGTGTCGCCGCAGCCGGTGCAGAGCACCAGGAGCCAGGCGTCGAGGAGCCTCCCGTTGGCGTTGAGACGGAACCGGCCGCTCGCCCGGGAACGCTGTGCGGGACAGCGGTGGCAGCGGCGGGCGACGAGGGGCAGGCGCGTGGGCGTGACCGCCCAGGTGGTCGTGGGCATGGAGGGCACCGTTCGGTGGGTTCGTGGGCAGCACCAGCAGCACGCAGCACCACGGAACACCGGGCCACGCGCGAGGGGACAGCGCTCGGGAACGTCACCGGATGGACAACGGCTCACCCTCGGTCGGGGAACGGGACCCGCCGAACGTAGCGGCGCAGAGCCGACGCGGGCGACGAGTTTTCCCGCAGGGTCGCGCCACCGGGTCCCGTCGTGGGAGAACGGGTCCGTGAGCCCCGACGTCCCCGAGTTCCTGGTCCGTCCCGCGCAGCCGGAGGACGAGGAGGCGCTCTTGCCCCTGGCCGTGGAACTCGCCACCTCCTTCGTCCCCGAACGCGTCGCCTTCGCCCGGTCGCTGGCGCACGTCCTGGCCGACGACGCCGCGACGGTGCTGGTCGCAACCGCCGTCGAACCCGCCGTCGAACCGGCGGGGAGAACCCCGGTGGTCGGGTACGTGCACGTCCTCGTGCACCCCGCGTTCCACGCGAACGGGAACGTCGGCTGGGTCGAGGAGGTCGTGGTCGCCCCGCAGTTCCGCGGGTCGGGGTGCGGACGCCTGCTGCTCGAGGCCGCCGGGGAGTGGGCCCGCGGCGCCGGCGCGGTGTACGTGGCGCTCGCGACCCGGCGGGCCGGGGAGTTCTACCGTGCTCTGGGTTTCGAGGAGTCGGCCGTGTACTTCAAGAAACCCTCCTGAGACCGCGACGGGGGATCGCGGACGTCAGGTCGCGTCGACAGCCGGGACAGGGCCGGGGCACAGGCGGGCCGCCCAGTCTCGACGGGTGAGCGCAGTCACGACCGCCGTCGCCCCGCACTCGCGCGTCCGCACCGGAGGACGGGCGTGCGACGTGGCGCTCGTGCACGCCGGGCTGGTGCTGGTGGTCTTCGCGGGGTTGTGGTTCCTGCCCGCCGCAGACCGCGCCCGGGCCGTCCTCGCCGCCAGCACCAACCTGGACAACCTGGCCGTGCACCCCCTGCGCGTCCTGCTCCTCAGCGCCGTGGTGGTGCCGTCGGGTCCGGGGCTGCTCGTCCTGGGTCTGCTCGTCCCCGTCCTGGCGCTGGCGCAACGGCGCCTCGGCCGGGCCGCGACGTTCGGCGCGTTCGCGGTGGGGCACGTCGGCGCGACCG
The sequence above is a segment of the Kineococcus endophyticus genome. Coding sequences within it:
- a CDS encoding GNAT family N-acetyltransferase; this encodes MSPDVPEFLVRPAQPEDEEALLPLAVELATSFVPERVAFARSLAHVLADDAATVLVATAVEPAVEPAGRTPVVGYVHVLVHPAFHANGNVGWVEEVVVAPQFRGSGCGRLLLEAAGEWARGAGAVYVALATRRAGEFYRALGFEESAVYFKKPS